One genomic segment of Vibrio sp. SCSIO 43136 includes these proteins:
- a CDS encoding diguanylate cyclase, producing MPKPIQEKTKNKYWQSNKTYLGLALCFLSFGALVALFTSFVNYHMQVTNIDSALESKFEGELYAKKRLIANSINSLDATLLSIVSSPITTNYLKVPTPSNLNTLQSLFLAILESEPEYMQVRYLNQTGAEMVRVERNMLGHSIVRDKNELQNKADRYYFYESIALNKHEIWYSKLDLNVEHGQIEHPIKPTIRIATPLKHEGNLYGVIVINVNASFMLNAISQSTDFDVFIADKDNQVLHHPNETLSWSRYLGEKEHDYLTSYEGRSIYSYSLNELVSNGEGLKLVMVPKTTTIETITNTNFFTAAIIAAIVMLISFPLSAIVALIPAKLQNRLSDTLVELKRTNAIVSKHVITSKTDLNGNITDVSERMCKLSGYTADEMIGQKHSMLKNSKASPRAYKSLWRTITKGHTWKGEFFNQTKAGKPYWIYSIITPELDEEGNCTGYAQIAQEITSRKALEVMSITDSLTQLFNRHKLDQVLTEQTNVFKRYQQPFSIILIDLDHFKSINDNYGHQIGDEILASAAHMLKTCSREVDFAGRWGGEEFLIICPNTNLKGVRTLAEKLRTTIASSYEDKEPQVTASFGIAQCAKDEEVNALIARADTALYKAKERGRNRIESE from the coding sequence ATGCCAAAGCCAATACAAGAAAAAACTAAAAACAAATACTGGCAGTCCAACAAAACATACCTTGGTCTCGCTCTATGTTTCCTATCTTTTGGGGCGCTCGTGGCCCTGTTCACCTCATTCGTTAACTACCACATGCAAGTCACTAATATTGATAGTGCCTTGGAATCCAAATTTGAAGGGGAGCTCTACGCAAAAAAGCGATTGATTGCTAACTCCATTAACTCTCTAGATGCAACCTTGTTGTCTATCGTGAGTAGCCCAATCACCACCAATTACCTCAAAGTACCGACACCAAGCAACCTCAATACTCTTCAGTCTCTTTTCCTAGCCATACTTGAGTCAGAGCCAGAGTACATGCAAGTTCGATATCTCAACCAGACCGGTGCCGAAATGGTCAGAGTTGAGAGAAATATGCTCGGGCACAGCATTGTTAGAGACAAGAATGAGCTACAAAACAAAGCGGACAGGTACTATTTTTACGAATCTATTGCTTTGAACAAGCACGAAATCTGGTACTCGAAACTCGATCTGAATGTAGAACACGGACAAATCGAACACCCGATAAAACCCACGATTCGTATCGCGACACCTTTAAAACATGAAGGCAACCTCTATGGCGTGATCGTTATTAACGTGAATGCGTCGTTTATGCTGAATGCAATTTCACAGTCTACTGACTTTGATGTATTTATTGCCGATAAAGATAACCAAGTCTTACATCACCCAAATGAAACCTTATCTTGGAGTCGCTATTTAGGCGAAAAAGAGCACGACTACCTAACCTCCTATGAAGGTAGATCGATCTATTCATACTCGCTGAACGAGCTTGTAAGCAATGGTGAAGGACTAAAGTTAGTCATGGTTCCTAAAACGACCACTATAGAAACTATTACCAATACCAACTTTTTCACGGCCGCCATTATTGCCGCGATCGTGATGCTTATTTCGTTCCCCCTATCGGCTATCGTCGCCCTTATACCTGCTAAGCTACAAAATCGACTCTCTGATACATTGGTTGAACTCAAGCGCACCAATGCAATTGTCAGTAAACACGTAATCACAAGCAAAACCGACCTTAACGGTAATATTACCGATGTAAGTGAGCGTATGTGTAAGCTCTCTGGCTATACTGCCGACGAAATGATCGGTCAAAAACACAGCATGCTAAAGAATAGTAAAGCCAGCCCAAGAGCATACAAATCGCTATGGAGGACGATAACCAAAGGTCACACATGGAAAGGCGAGTTTTTCAACCAGACAAAAGCAGGCAAACCTTACTGGATTTACAGCATTATCACTCCAGAACTGGATGAAGAAGGAAATTGCACGGGCTACGCACAAATAGCCCAAGAAATCACTTCACGAAAAGCACTTGAAGTGATGTCGATTACTGACTCACTCACCCAACTATTCAATCGACACAAGCTTGATCAAGTACTCACCGAGCAGACGAATGTCTTTAAACGATATCAGCAGCCTTTCAGCATCATTCTTATCGATTTAGATCACTTTAAGTCGATCAATGACAACTATGGACATCAAATAGGAGATGAAATTTTAGCCTCCGCAGCCCACATGTTGAAAACATGCTCGCGAGAAGTCGATTTTGCAGGCCGCTGGGGCGGCGAGGAGTTTCTCATCATTTGCCCAAACACCAACCTAAAGGGTGTACGGACATTAGCAGAAAAACTAAGGACCACCATCGCATCTTCTTATGAGGATAAAGAACCTCAAGTTACGGCAAGCTTCGGGATAGCCCAATGCGCTAAAGATGAAGAAGTGAATGCGCTAATTGCCAGAGCAGATACAGCCCTGTACAAAGCGAAAGAGCGAGGACGAAATCGTATCGAGTCAGAATAG
- a CDS encoding transposase, which translates to MTTARKQLVAVDATPYYHCISRCVRRSFLCGIDSLTNTNCEHRRAWVEAKILSLTQMYCINVCAYAVMSNHFHVVLHIDRSKALALSQDEVVERWGVDHKLPALIQRWRQKQLTCQAEEQKCSETIEIWRERLWSLSWFMKELNYDIACKANREDNCTGHFWESRFKSQALLDEKALAAAVAYVDLNPVRAGVAKTPESSDFTSIKARIDALNQNQTTAPCLHPFVGSSNNLKLNGIPFRLIDYLELIDWTARQFREGKYAMETALPPILDRLDIDSATWFKACVQLERPHVTAVGSISQIECAKAALNKTKIHLYSLG; encoded by the coding sequence ATGACTACTGCAAGAAAACAGCTCGTGGCCGTAGATGCCACACCCTATTATCATTGTATATCTCGCTGCGTGAGACGTAGCTTCCTTTGCGGCATTGATAGTCTTACTAATACTAACTGCGAACACCGACGAGCGTGGGTAGAAGCCAAAATACTGTCACTTACGCAGATGTACTGCATCAATGTATGTGCCTATGCCGTAATGAGTAACCACTTTCACGTTGTACTGCACATAGATCGCAGTAAGGCGCTAGCATTATCTCAGGACGAAGTCGTAGAAAGGTGGGGAGTCGATCACAAGTTACCAGCCTTGATACAGAGGTGGCGACAAAAGCAGCTAACATGCCAAGCGGAAGAACAAAAATGCTCAGAAACAATTGAGATTTGGCGAGAACGCTTATGGTCACTCAGTTGGTTTATGAAGGAGCTCAACTACGATATTGCCTGCAAAGCTAACCGAGAGGACAATTGCACTGGTCATTTCTGGGAAAGCCGCTTTAAAAGCCAAGCACTGTTAGATGAAAAAGCACTTGCCGCAGCGGTGGCATACGTAGATTTAAACCCCGTTAGAGCTGGCGTGGCAAAAACTCCCGAAAGTTCAGACTTTACATCGATAAAAGCCCGCATAGATGCGTTGAATCAGAACCAAACTACCGCTCCTTGTTTACATCCATTCGTTGGCTCTTCGAACAACTTAAAGCTTAATGGCATCCCATTTCGATTAATTGACTATCTCGAACTCATTGACTGGACTGCACGACAGTTTAGGGAAGGAAAATATGCGATGGAAACTGCCCTCCCCCCGATCTTGGATAGGCTCGATATCGATTCAGCCACTTGGTTTAAAGCATGTGTTCAACTAGAGAGACCGCATGTAACTGCCGTTGGCAGTATAAGCCAAATCGAATGTGCTAAAGCTGCTTTGAACAAGACTAAGATCCATCTTTATTCTCTGGGCTAG
- a CDS encoding transposase, whose amino-acid sequence MTTARKQLVAVDATPYYHCVSRCVRRSFLCGIDSLTNTNYEHRRAWVEAKILSLMQMYCIDVCAYAVMSNHFHVVLHIDRSKALALTQDEVVERWGAEHKLPALIQRWRQKQLTCQVEEQKCSEIIEIWRERLWSLSWFMKELNYDIACKANREDNCTGHFWESRFKSQALLDEKALAAAMAYVDLNPVRAGVAKTPESSDFTSVKARIDALNQNQTTAHCLHPFVGSSNNIKPNGIPFRLIDYLELIDWTARQFREGKYTMDTPLPPILDRLDIDSATWFKACVQLERPRATAIGSISQIECARAALNKTKIHLYSLE is encoded by the coding sequence ATGACTACTGCTAGAAAACAGCTCGTGGCCGTAGATGCCACGCCTTATTATCATTGTGTATCTCGCTGCGTGAGACGTAGCTTCCTTTGCGGCATTGATAGTCTGACTAATACTAACTACGAACACCGACGAGCTTGGGTAGAAGCCAAAATACTGTCACTTATGCAAATGTACTGTATCGATGTATGTGCCTATGCAGTAATGAGTAACCACTTTCATGTTGTTCTGCACATAGATCGCAGCAAAGCGCTGGCATTAACTCAGGACGAAGTCGTGGAAAGGTGGGGAGCAGAACACAAGTTACCAGCCTTGATTCAGAGGTGGAGACAAAAGCAGCTAACATGCCAAGTGGAAGAACAAAAATGCTCTGAAATAATTGAGATCTGGCGAGAACGCTTATGGTCACTCAGTTGGTTTATGAAGGAGCTCAACTACGACATTGCTTGCAAAGCCAACCGAGAGGACAATTGCACTGGTCACTTCTGGGAAAGTCGCTTTAAAAGCCAAGCACTGTTAGATGAAAAAGCGCTTGCCGCAGCGATGGCATACGTAGATTTAAACCCCGTTAGAGCTGGTGTGGCAAAAACTCCCGAAAGTTCAGACTTTACCTCAGTAAAAGCCCGGATAGATGCGTTAAATCAGAACCAAACTACCGCTCATTGTTTACATCCATTCGTTGGCTCTTCGAACAACATCAAGCCTAATGGCATCCCATTTCGATTGATTGACTATCTCGAACTCATTGACTGGACGGCTCGACAGTTTAGGGAAGGAAAATATACGATGGATACTCCCCTTCCCCCGATCTTGGATAGGCTCGATATCGATTCAGCCACTTGGTTTAAAGCGTGCGTTCAGCTTGAGAGGCCGCGTGCGACTGCCATTGGCAGTATAAGCCAAATCGAATGTGCTAGAGCTGCTTTGAACAAGACCAAGATTCATCTTTATTCTCTGGAATAG
- a CDS encoding AAA family ATPase, which produces MSQTIKNICKINTSKLTDYILEIRYPFYKKLDINTSLTFECPFTALVGPNGSGKSSVLTSLYGAVRGNSLGDFWFSTDLDPIVSDDGSGPARFIYKYTPKGMKTEAEVIKLRVRSARQGRREDPDYWETARPRMADNMSKLSSDIRLDEKPHRNKYRWKAANKPVIFVDFRKELSAFDTSFYFHDIGNNPHYHKIQDYLRDRSKSLSRMLEQPHQLPRKWHSQSVGKIEYLTTEQLQWCNKILGKSYKAAKRVKHSLFGNLGYSIIFEDTAHQYSEAAAGSGEVAVVNTVCSILSAPHGSLILLDEPEVSLHPGAQHELRNLLFEMILTKEAQVVISTHSEHFLKGLPNNAIKMFNKNPTTRLFQVSNSCSPEQAFSRLGGISESANKIYVEDELGKILLEAALKDIAPSILDNYTVLPYPGGADTIIKQLPVHFAVTDDMSKDFVMLDGDKRKSVKRRHSHKYKPLIDSGKLVVKSYSEDISKSEYRNLNNILRKQTGVRGSTFSLPLNGGNAPDEIKEKQAIYFKLKILDQYHDKFHFINTDTPEELIWECCNNTIVDVDSISRKTKDYKERFELAAEELFGEKESCSQLIINTQKIFLNQRNRKHPLWEELLNILQEKLSY; this is translated from the coding sequence ATGTCCCAAACAATTAAGAATATTTGCAAAATCAATACATCTAAACTCACCGACTACATTCTAGAAATCAGATATCCATTTTACAAAAAGCTAGATATAAACACGAGCTTAACATTTGAGTGCCCATTTACAGCTCTAGTTGGTCCAAATGGTTCTGGCAAATCTTCTGTTCTCACATCCCTATATGGCGCAGTCAGAGGAAATTCACTAGGTGACTTTTGGTTTTCAACCGATTTAGACCCAATTGTCAGCGATGATGGTAGTGGTCCCGCACGGTTTATATATAAGTACACCCCTAAAGGAATGAAGACAGAAGCCGAAGTTATCAAGCTTCGTGTTCGTTCAGCTCGCCAAGGCAGACGTGAAGACCCTGATTACTGGGAGACAGCTAGGCCAAGAATGGCTGACAATATGTCAAAATTGTCGTCAGATATTAGACTTGATGAAAAGCCGCATCGAAATAAATATCGTTGGAAGGCCGCAAATAAACCTGTGATATTTGTTGATTTTCGCAAAGAACTAAGCGCTTTTGATACTTCATTTTACTTTCATGATATTGGGAACAACCCTCACTATCACAAAATTCAAGATTACCTTAGAGACCGTTCTAAGTCACTAAGCCGTATGTTGGAACAGCCCCATCAGTTGCCTAGAAAATGGCATAGCCAATCGGTTGGTAAAATAGAGTATTTGACAACTGAGCAACTGCAATGGTGTAACAAGATCTTAGGGAAAAGCTACAAAGCAGCTAAGAGAGTTAAACATTCTCTATTTGGAAACCTCGGGTATTCAATAATCTTTGAAGACACAGCTCATCAATACAGTGAAGCAGCTGCTGGCAGCGGTGAAGTAGCAGTAGTTAATACTGTATGTAGTATTTTGTCTGCCCCCCATGGTTCGCTGATACTCCTGGATGAACCCGAAGTATCGTTACATCCTGGTGCTCAGCATGAACTGCGGAACCTACTATTTGAGATGATATTGACCAAAGAAGCACAAGTTGTAATATCGACTCACTCAGAGCATTTTTTAAAGGGTTTGCCAAACAATGCCATAAAAATGTTTAACAAAAATCCAACTACCCGCTTATTTCAAGTTTCAAACTCATGTTCTCCCGAACAAGCATTTAGTCGCCTGGGTGGTATTTCGGAATCAGCAAACAAAATATATGTGGAAGATGAATTGGGAAAAATTCTTCTAGAAGCAGCACTAAAGGATATCGCTCCCTCTATATTAGACAACTACACTGTTTTACCTTATCCCGGAGGAGCAGATACAATAATTAAGCAACTTCCTGTACACTTTGCTGTAACTGACGATATGAGTAAAGACTTTGTTATGCTCGATGGAGATAAAAGGAAATCGGTAAAAAGAAGGCACTCTCACAAATATAAACCCCTCATCGATAGTGGAAAGTTGGTAGTTAAGTCATACAGTGAAGATATAAGCAAGAGTGAATATAGAAATTTAAACAATATACTCAGAAAGCAGACCGGAGTTAGGGGTAGTACATTCTCTCTACCACTTAATGGGGGCAATGCTCCAGATGAAATAAAAGAAAAACAAGCTATTTATTTCAAGTTGAAAATATTAGACCAATATCATGACAAATTTCATTTCATTAACACAGATACCCCCGAGGAACTAATTTGGGAATGTTGCAATAACACCATTGTTGATGTAGATAGTATATCTAGAAAAACCAAAGACTATAAAGAAAGATTTGAGCTTGCCGCCGAGGAGCTGTTTGGAGAAAAAGAAAGTTGCTCGCAATTAATCATAAATACGCAAAAAATATTTCTAAATCAAAGAAACAGAAAACACCCTCTTTGGGAAGAATTACTGAATATCCTTCAGGAAAAGCTTAGCTACTGA
- a CDS encoding DNA cytosine methyltransferase gives MTVRAIDLFAGAGGFTLAALEVGVEVLAAVEFDQSAANTYIKNFIEEKGKKIDVRAGKTAGDINNVDPEELRKSLSLDKGELDIILGGPPCQGFSTHRINNAGVNDPRNKLLLRYFEFVDKLKPKAFLVENVAGLLWKRHESFLNQFIASSNDAGYDVIFCDIINAKDYGVPQNRKRVFILGVRKDITCESFDFPPKPTHFSHTSNNQPKWKTASSVFEPVPKKLYSRYWKEYFKTKYSGKPSKEHIYKLLDELEFGKPFKANDPCDVHMLPTEIMVERFKDTPLNGSREDAGLKHRLRCHSNGYKGHKDVYGRILIHTPSNTITTGCNNPSKGRFVHPWLNHGITLRHAARLQSFPDWFDFEGSNTEKARQIGNAVPPELGKKLINRIKSLIAG, from the coding sequence ATGACAGTTAGAGCCATTGATTTGTTTGCTGGTGCAGGAGGTTTCACACTTGCGGCTTTAGAAGTTGGTGTGGAAGTATTGGCTGCTGTAGAGTTTGATCAATCTGCAGCCAATACTTATATAAAGAATTTCATTGAAGAAAAAGGCAAAAAAATTGATGTCAGGGCAGGAAAAACTGCTGGTGATATTAACAATGTTGACCCAGAAGAATTACGGAAATCATTATCCTTAGATAAAGGTGAGCTTGATATCATTTTAGGCGGCCCCCCTTGCCAGGGATTTTCTACACACCGCATAAATAATGCTGGTGTCAATGATCCTCGGAATAAGTTGTTACTTCGGTACTTTGAATTTGTAGATAAGCTTAAGCCTAAAGCTTTCTTAGTTGAAAATGTTGCTGGTTTACTTTGGAAACGGCATGAATCTTTTTTAAATCAATTTATAGCATCGTCAAATGACGCTGGGTATGACGTAATATTTTGTGATATCATAAATGCCAAAGACTATGGGGTTCCACAAAATAGAAAAAGGGTATTTATTCTTGGTGTTAGAAAAGATATAACATGTGAAAGCTTTGACTTTCCCCCTAAACCAACACATTTCTCACATACCTCCAATAACCAACCTAAATGGAAGACAGCATCTAGTGTGTTTGAGCCTGTTCCCAAAAAGCTATACTCTCGTTATTGGAAAGAATATTTTAAAACGAAGTACAGTGGAAAACCCTCTAAAGAGCATATCTATAAACTATTAGATGAGTTGGAATTTGGCAAGCCATTTAAAGCCAATGATCCATGTGATGTACATATGTTACCAACTGAAATAATGGTAGAGAGATTCAAAGATACTCCACTTAATGGTAGTAGGGAAGATGCAGGTCTCAAACATAGATTGCGTTGTCATTCCAATGGCTATAAGGGGCATAAGGATGTATACGGGCGAATCTTGATTCATACACCTAGCAATACTATTACCACTGGTTGCAATAATCCATCGAAAGGAAGATTCGTTCACCCATGGTTAAATCATGGTATTACGCTAAGGCATGCTGCGAGACTGCAATCGTTTCCAGACTGGTTTGATTTTGAAGGAAGCAATACTGAAAAGGCCAGACAAATAGGTAATGCTGTTCCTCCAGAACTAGGTAAGAAACTTATAAATCGGATTAAGTCACTCATAGCAGGTTGA
- a CDS encoding L-alanine exporter AlaE has product MKLKGVFCVRNFAADTFAMVVFSFIAGMIIEVMISGMSFEQSLASRMLSIPVNIAIAMPYGVFRDWALRTGRRVHRSELAQKVSDIIAYVAFQSPVYALILISIGATSEQILTAVSGNLVGYCILGVLYGYFVDACRKWFRVPGYIQSA; this is encoded by the coding sequence ATGAAACTAAAAGGTGTGTTCTGCGTGCGTAACTTTGCAGCGGATACTTTTGCGATGGTAGTGTTCAGCTTTATCGCAGGCATGATTATTGAAGTCATGATTTCGGGTATGTCTTTCGAGCAGTCTCTTGCATCTCGTATGCTCTCTATCCCAGTAAATATCGCCATTGCGATGCCTTACGGTGTGTTCCGTGATTGGGCACTTCGCACAGGCCGCCGTGTACACCGCAGTGAATTGGCACAGAAGGTGAGCGATATCATCGCTTACGTTGCTTTCCAATCACCTGTATACGCACTAATCCTGATCTCTATCGGCGCAACATCAGAGCAGATTCTAACGGCTGTGAGCGGTAACCTAGTTGGCTACTGCATTCTTGGTGTTCTTTATGGCTACTTTGTTGATGCATGCCGCAAGTGGTTCCGTGTTCCGGGCTACATCCAAAGCGCTTGA
- a CDS encoding hybrid sensor histidine kinase/response regulator: MEIRSSLKKRSIFALGIYLCLFIATFGSLTYFVVEKPIRSKLEQNLDLRTELLASNLQLSLERSLGSLHSLVAIIENEPTKETLPPLIAKVIVHSDKAVVSGGIWPEPYVLDKNVRLNSLFYNKREDGGVDRIASWNNPQSNGYNLEAWYTGAARLSVGQVDWSEVYIDPYTHVQMITASTPYYKQGELQGVATVDISLDAIVREMQWQANQYRLGVLLKDALGNSIHEHNFRLSDNLYVSSLSFGPFEWQIDVINSQRKVAEEAFDLVTDLELILLTLLLIGVMAGYYLIRRNLIDPIVVLADKVSNTPAGQKIDMLYKRDDEILHLIDCFDQKTQFLEEEKVRAQASTKAKTAFLATLSHEIRTPMNGVLGTAQILLKTPLDEQQSKLLHSLYDSGEHMMTLLNEILDFSKIEQGKLELEKAPFAMAAIVGSIQSVYHTLASEKGLNFKIHSELPDNRWYNSDKARIRQVMFNLLNNAIKFTSRGFVEVYLKEETLNGTTYLSIQIRDTGVGISEEAQKRIFKPFEQAETSTTRKFGGTGLGLAIVKKIILGMQGDIQVESEEGVGSSFYVKIAVEPCEARVKEVTANTSVNCDGLTVLIVEDNRTNTMIIDAFMRGKGFATTSVQDGKQAVDIMAKQSFDLILMDNHMPVMDGIEATRQIRLMPKPASETLIIGCTADVFKETREKMMQAGVDDIVAKPIDETELDDVLLMHSNRLKNAVSRVQHEPVEPHQPAGLTFEQLLVDLYVHVENQSFEKANDAIKQMRINCQKQKNSDALEVVERIGAALDNQLLPAQEDLDYLTLNPLSD, translated from the coding sequence ATGGAAATTCGGTCTTCACTGAAGAAGAGAAGCATTTTTGCACTGGGGATTTACTTGTGTTTGTTCATCGCGACATTTGGCAGTTTGACCTACTTTGTGGTGGAAAAACCGATCCGAAGTAAGCTGGAACAAAACCTCGATCTAAGAACCGAACTGCTGGCCAGCAATCTCCAACTCTCTCTTGAACGCTCACTCGGTTCACTACATAGCTTAGTCGCCATTATTGAAAATGAGCCTACCAAAGAAACCCTGCCGCCACTGATTGCAAAAGTGATCGTGCATAGTGATAAAGCCGTGGTCAGCGGCGGGATCTGGCCAGAACCTTACGTACTGGACAAAAACGTTCGCCTCAATAGCCTGTTTTACAACAAACGTGAAGATGGTGGTGTGGATCGAATCGCTTCATGGAACAACCCTCAGTCTAACGGCTATAACCTAGAAGCTTGGTATACCGGAGCTGCAAGATTGAGCGTTGGGCAGGTCGATTGGTCAGAAGTGTACATTGACCCATATACTCACGTGCAGATGATCACCGCATCCACGCCTTATTACAAACAAGGTGAACTTCAGGGCGTTGCCACGGTAGATATCTCCCTTGATGCGATTGTGCGTGAGATGCAATGGCAAGCCAATCAATACCGATTGGGCGTATTATTAAAAGATGCCTTGGGTAATAGTATTCACGAGCACAACTTCCGTCTGTCAGATAACTTATATGTTTCCTCGCTATCGTTTGGCCCTTTTGAGTGGCAAATAGACGTTATCAACTCGCAACGTAAAGTGGCCGAGGAAGCATTTGATCTGGTGACCGACCTTGAACTGATTCTTCTTACCCTGCTATTGATTGGTGTGATGGCTGGCTACTACCTTATTCGCCGCAACCTTATCGACCCTATCGTAGTGCTTGCAGATAAAGTCTCTAACACACCGGCAGGGCAAAAAATCGATATGCTCTATAAGCGAGATGATGAGATCTTGCACCTGATTGACTGTTTCGACCAAAAAACACAATTTCTTGAAGAAGAGAAAGTTCGCGCTCAGGCGTCAACCAAGGCCAAAACCGCCTTTTTGGCGACCTTATCTCATGAAATCCGAACACCTATGAATGGTGTGCTAGGCACTGCACAAATCCTGCTAAAAACACCACTGGATGAGCAGCAATCGAAATTGCTTCACAGCCTCTATGACTCTGGCGAGCACATGATGACCCTGCTTAATGAAATCCTAGATTTCTCCAAAATAGAGCAGGGTAAATTGGAGCTTGAGAAAGCGCCATTTGCGATGGCGGCCATCGTTGGCAGTATCCAAAGTGTTTATCACACCTTAGCTTCTGAAAAAGGCCTCAACTTTAAGATTCATTCAGAGCTGCCTGACAACCGCTGGTACAACTCTGACAAAGCTCGCATTCGTCAGGTGATGTTTAACTTGCTTAACAATGCCATCAAATTTACTAGCCGTGGCTTTGTCGAGGTTTATTTAAAAGAAGAGACACTTAACGGCACCACTTATTTGTCGATTCAAATCCGTGATACAGGTGTCGGGATATCTGAAGAGGCGCAAAAACGTATCTTCAAACCATTTGAACAAGCGGAAACCAGCACCACTCGTAAGTTTGGCGGCACGGGGCTAGGTCTAGCCATCGTTAAAAAAATCATCTTGGGTATGCAAGGGGATATACAGGTTGAGAGTGAAGAAGGTGTCGGCTCAAGCTTTTACGTAAAAATCGCCGTTGAACCTTGTGAAGCCCGAGTCAAAGAGGTGACCGCGAATACTTCGGTGAACTGCGACGGCCTAACCGTGCTTATCGTGGAAGACAATCGCACTAACACCATGATTATCGATGCCTTCATGCGAGGTAAAGGTTTTGCTACGACTTCAGTGCAAGACGGTAAGCAAGCGGTAGATATCATGGCTAAACAATCCTTCGACCTGATCTTAATGGACAACCATATGCCTGTCATGGACGGCATAGAAGCCACCAGACAAATTCGTTTGATGCCAAAACCTGCCAGCGAGACGCTGATCATCGGTTGTACCGCCGACGTGTTTAAAGAAACCCGCGAGAAAATGATGCAAGCGGGGGTAGACGATATTGTTGCCAAACCTATCGATGAAACCGAGCTAGACGATGTGCTTTTGATGCACTCTAACCGTCTTAAAAACGCTGTTTCGCGTGTACAGCACGAACCCGTAGAGCCTCACCAACCAGCAGGGCTGACCTTTGAGCAATTACTGGTGGATCTCTATGTACACGTCGAGAACCAATCGTTTGAAAAAGCCAATGATGCCATTAAGCAAATGCGTATTAACTGCCAGAAGCAAAAAAACAGTGACGCATTGGAAGTCGTAGAGCGCATTGGAGCTGCACTCGACAACCAACTCTTGCCAGCCCAAGAGGATTTGGACTATCTCACCTTGAACCCTCTAAGTGACTGA
- a CDS encoding DUF3080 family protein: MKRILVITSVFIAGCSDPTLNMFQDYIERIARVQEQPVIASTFEPTTLPPQRALHIDIEPVTIGLLDSYQLRKCGLFGLIADRNSILGKVQDQFRLFDYQRQLIAGIEVCLASGTLTDELETSLKHSYLLKQAQLNSYQHNLLLTSKAMQKQLGGQIWLTAEHQTQVSEITGVLEALNLALSNGVGEVAPLQEQLEKLPVLGRLDHSLQHATHWLNLTTRQLRANDSQIHCGKNRDRSRFTILNNVFNQGFVAKIQPYLAELDSYYYDLEPNLNLFQPPMVIGYTHPISKHHQEFRQATLDHVQYWQGLFKRCGRTIGQ, from the coding sequence ATGAAACGTATATTAGTTATCACCAGTGTATTTATTGCAGGATGCAGCGATCCCACCCTCAATATGTTCCAAGACTATATTGAGCGCATCGCCCGTGTTCAGGAGCAACCTGTTATAGCTTCAACCTTTGAGCCGACAACTCTGCCGCCTCAGAGGGCGTTGCATATCGACATAGAACCGGTGACCATCGGCCTGTTAGATAGCTATCAACTGCGCAAGTGCGGCTTGTTTGGTCTCATTGCTGATCGCAATTCAATTTTAGGTAAGGTACAGGATCAGTTTCGACTGTTTGATTATCAGCGCCAGTTGATTGCTGGTATAGAGGTTTGCTTAGCATCTGGCACGCTAACAGATGAGCTGGAGACGTCACTTAAACACAGCTATCTCCTGAAACAGGCACAGTTAAACAGCTATCAACACAACCTGCTATTGACTAGTAAAGCGATGCAAAAACAGTTAGGCGGGCAAATCTGGTTAACAGCAGAACACCAGACGCAAGTGAGCGAGATTACTGGTGTGTTAGAGGCGCTAAACCTTGCTTTATCTAACGGGGTGGGGGAAGTAGCTCCACTCCAAGAACAGTTAGAAAAATTGCCTGTGTTAGGGCGACTGGATCACTCATTGCAGCATGCAACGCATTGGCTAAACCTCACCACTCGCCAGCTTAGAGCCAATGATAGCCAAATTCACTGTGGTAAAAACCGAGATAGAAGCCGTTTTACCATCCTCAACAATGTATTTAACCAAGGCTTTGTGGCTAAAATTCAGCCCTACCTCGCCGAGCTTGATAGTTATTATTATGATCTTGAGCCCAATCTTAATCTCTTCCAGCCACCTATGGTGATTGGTTACACCCATCCAATTTCAAAACATCATCAAGAGTTTCGCCAAGCCACCTTAGACCATGTCCAGTATTGGCAGGGACTGTTTAAGCGATGCGGTCGTACCATTGGTCAATAA